One Nostoc sp. UHCC 0302 DNA window includes the following coding sequences:
- the gloA gene encoding lactoylglutathione lyase codes for MRLLHTMLRVGNLEESLKFYCEVLGMKLLRRKDYPGGEFTLAFVGYGDESEEAVIELTYNWGVEKYELGNAYGHIALGVDDIYATCEEIRKHGGKIVREPGPMKHGSTVIAFIEDPDGYKVELIQLSTQGSVAKQESQAQLVNQ; via the coding sequence ATGCGCTTACTACATACAATGCTGCGAGTCGGTAATCTTGAAGAATCCTTGAAGTTCTACTGCGAAGTCCTGGGAATGAAATTACTCAGGCGAAAAGACTATCCTGGGGGAGAATTTACCCTTGCTTTTGTTGGCTACGGCGATGAAAGCGAAGAGGCGGTCATAGAACTAACATATAACTGGGGGGTGGAAAAGTACGAATTAGGTAATGCTTACGGCCATATTGCTCTTGGCGTTGATGATATTTACGCTACGTGTGAGGAAATCCGAAAGCATGGTGGTAAAATCGTGCGAGAACCAGGGCCGATGAAACACGGCTCGACAGTAATTGCTTTTATAGAAGATCCAGATGGGTATAAGGTTGAACTGATTCAACTAAGTACTCAAGGCTCAGTAGCCAAGCAAGAATCACAAGCACAACTTGTAAATCAGTAA
- the eno gene encoding phosphopyruvate hydratase → MSNILDTAIEAIAAREILDSRGRPTIEAEVHLANGAVGLAQVPSGASTGTFEAHELRDGDKSRYGGKGVLKAVQNVKEVFAPKLLNLDALNQELIDRTLIALDGSHNKSNLGANAILAVSLAVAKAGAESLAIPLYRYLGGPLANLLPVPLMNVINGGAHASNNVDFQEFMIVPIGASSFKEALRWGAEVFATLSQVLDEKGLLTGVGDEGGFAPNLESNQVALELLVAAIKKAGYKPGEQVALALDVAASEFYKDGQYVYDGKPHAPAEFIDYLGQLVDEYPIISIEDGLHEEDWSSWQLLTQKLVSRVQLVGDDLFVTNATRLQRGIQEKAANAILIKLNQIGSLTETLETIDLATRNGFRSVISHRSGETEDTTIADLAVATRAGQIKTGSLCRSERVAKYNRLLRIEDELGDRAIYAGAVGLGPK, encoded by the coding sequence ATGAGTAACATTTTAGATACTGCCATTGAAGCGATCGCAGCCCGCGAAATTCTCGACTCGCGCGGTAGACCAACAATTGAAGCAGAAGTACATTTAGCCAACGGCGCCGTGGGGCTAGCACAAGTTCCCAGCGGCGCTTCTACTGGCACTTTTGAGGCACACGAACTACGTGATGGCGATAAAAGCCGTTATGGGGGCAAAGGCGTACTCAAAGCGGTGCAAAATGTTAAGGAAGTATTTGCCCCAAAATTGTTAAATTTGGATGCCCTCAACCAAGAACTAATAGACCGGACTCTTATTGCGCTGGATGGTTCGCACAATAAATCTAACTTAGGTGCTAATGCAATTTTGGCAGTTTCCCTAGCAGTAGCCAAAGCAGGTGCAGAATCTCTGGCAATTCCTCTCTATCGCTATTTGGGCGGGCCTTTAGCGAATTTATTACCTGTGCCGTTAATGAACGTAATTAACGGTGGCGCACACGCATCAAACAACGTAGATTTTCAGGAGTTTATGATTGTCCCAATTGGGGCATCTTCTTTTAAAGAAGCTTTACGTTGGGGTGCAGAGGTATTCGCTACTCTCAGCCAAGTACTGGATGAGAAGGGTTTACTTACTGGTGTTGGAGATGAAGGCGGCTTTGCCCCTAACCTAGAGTCCAATCAGGTGGCTTTGGAATTGCTAGTTGCTGCCATTAAGAAAGCTGGGTATAAGCCAGGGGAACAAGTTGCTTTGGCTTTGGATGTGGCAGCTAGTGAGTTTTACAAAGATGGACAGTATGTCTATGACGGTAAACCTCATGCTCCCGCGGAGTTTATTGATTATTTAGGGCAATTAGTTGACGAGTATCCCATTATATCAATTGAGGATGGCTTGCACGAAGAAGATTGGTCAAGTTGGCAATTGCTCACTCAGAAGTTAGTTTCACGGGTGCAGTTGGTGGGTGATGACTTGTTTGTGACTAATGCTACTCGCTTGCAAAGAGGCATTCAAGAAAAAGCAGCTAACGCCATTTTGATTAAACTCAATCAAATTGGTTCTCTCACCGAAACCTTGGAAACCATTGACTTGGCAACTCGCAACGGTTTCCGCTCAGTCATTAGCCATCGTTCTGGTGAAACCGAAGACACGACTATTGCCGATTTAGCCGTAGCCACCCGTGCTGGTCAAATCAAAACGGGTTCTCTGTGTCGTAGTGAACGGGTAGCAAAATACAATCGCTTGCTGCGAATTGAAGACGAACTAGGCGATCGCGCTATATATGCTGGTGCTGTGGGTTTAGGGCCTAAGTAG
- the argC gene encoding N-acetyl-gamma-glutamyl-phosphate reductase: protein MGKLRRVPVGIVGASGYGGVQLVRLLMDHPEVELVYLGGESNTGKSLASLYPHLAHAVNLPIEAVEPEIIASRCEVVFLSLPNGLACQIAPKLLEKECKVLDLSADYRFSDLTTYTAWYGTQRNDHAIAATAVYGLPELYRDRISEAQLIGCPGCYPTASLLALSPLLKQGLIVPETAIIDAKSGTSDGGRQAKVNLLLAEADNSLAAYSIGRHRHTPEIEQICSDLAGHELTIQFTPHLVPMVRGTLATVYATLRDPGLVRDDLITIYNAFYRNSPWIKVCDSGIYPQTKWATGSNLCYIGLEVDPRTGRVIVMSAIDNLIKGQAGQAIQCLNLMMDWDETLGLPKLGFYP from the coding sequence ATGGGCAAATTGAGACGCGTACCCGTTGGGATTGTTGGCGCGTCAGGTTATGGAGGAGTACAGTTAGTCAGACTGCTGATGGATCATCCAGAAGTTGAACTGGTTTATTTAGGCGGTGAGAGCAACACCGGGAAATCCTTAGCATCACTCTATCCGCATCTGGCTCATGCAGTTAACCTGCCAATAGAGGCGGTAGAGCCAGAAATAATTGCTTCCCGCTGTGAAGTAGTATTTCTTTCTCTACCCAATGGTCTAGCTTGCCAAATTGCACCCAAACTTTTGGAAAAAGAATGTAAAGTGCTGGATCTGAGTGCAGACTATCGGTTCAGTGATTTGACAACTTATACAGCTTGGTATGGCACACAGAGGAACGATCACGCAATTGCTGCTACAGCGGTTTATGGATTACCAGAACTGTATCGCGATCGCATTTCCGAAGCCCAGCTAATTGGTTGTCCCGGTTGCTATCCCACCGCCAGCCTCTTAGCACTTTCGCCACTTTTGAAGCAAGGCTTAATCGTGCCAGAAACAGCCATTATTGATGCCAAGTCAGGCACATCTGACGGTGGACGCCAAGCCAAAGTGAACTTGTTGCTAGCCGAAGCAGACAACTCCCTAGCAGCCTATAGTATTGGGCGTCACCGTCATACCCCAGAAATTGAGCAAATTTGTAGTGATTTAGCTGGTCATGAACTCACCATCCAATTTACACCACACCTCGTTCCGATGGTGCGCGGGACTTTAGCAACCGTATACGCCACATTGCGTGATCCCGGTTTAGTAAGAGATGACTTAATCACCATTTATAATGCTTTCTACCGCAACTCTCCTTGGATAAAAGTTTGTGATAGCGGCATTTATCCACAAACCAAGTGGGCAACTGGGAGCAACCTTTGCTATATCGGTTTAGAAGTAGACCCGCGTACTGGTCGTGTAATTGTCATGTCAGCAATTGACAACCTAATTAAAGGACAGGCGGGTCAAGCTATTCAGTGTCTCAACCTGATGATGGACTGGGATGAAACTTTGGGGTTGCCAAAGTTGGGGTTTTATCCTTAA
- the ribBA gene encoding bifunctional 3,4-dihydroxy-2-butanone-4-phosphate synthase/GTP cyclohydrolase II, with protein sequence MSQPKTTQAFQFDPIDAALADLKAGRVIVVVDDENRENEGDLICAAQFATPDMINFMAVEARGLICLAMTGDRLDELDLPLMVSNITDTNQTAFTVSIDAGPQLGVTTGISAEDRARTIQVTLNPATKPTDLRRPGHIFPIRAKEGGVLKRAGHTEAAVDLARLAGLYPAGVICEIQNPDGSMARLQQLIEYAKNHNLKIISIADLISYRLQHDRLVYREVVTKLPSQFGQFEIYAYRNTLDNTEHVAVVKGNPANFKDEPVMVRMHSECLTGDALGSLRCDCRMQLQAALKMIENAGQGVIVYLRQEGRGIGLVNKLKAYSLQDMGLDTVEANERLGFPADLRDYGMGAQILMDLGVKKIRLITNNPRKIAGVKGYGLEVVDRVPLLIEANDYNTYYLATKAKKLGHMLLQTYLVTVAIQWQDDPEAVTERYERLEKLRHLARSSDLLLQEEARPLGLALFNNPSLTVHLGFDQPKVASCDWYKQSGHPYLQAIFQILDNLVNVPYIQKLEFLISSGSDPLINLQVQLDRQTFSDGTLPSSISDRLETQQIYSFSKTE encoded by the coding sequence GTGTCACAGCCTAAGACTACCCAAGCCTTTCAATTTGATCCAATTGATGCCGCCTTAGCAGACCTAAAAGCTGGTCGCGTCATTGTGGTCGTAGATGATGAAAATAGAGAAAATGAGGGCGACCTGATTTGTGCTGCCCAATTTGCCACGCCTGACATGATTAATTTCATGGCGGTGGAGGCCAGAGGGTTGATTTGTTTGGCAATGACAGGCGATCGCCTTGATGAACTAGACTTACCATTGATGGTAAGCAATATTACAGATACTAACCAAACTGCCTTCACTGTCAGCATTGATGCTGGCCCGCAGTTGGGTGTAACCACTGGTATCTCAGCGGAAGACCGCGCCCGCACCATTCAGGTGACTCTTAACCCAGCTACAAAACCTACAGATTTACGTCGTCCTGGTCACATTTTCCCGATTCGAGCCAAGGAAGGAGGCGTGCTTAAGCGGGCAGGACATACGGAAGCAGCTGTTGACTTAGCTCGGTTAGCTGGATTATATCCTGCTGGGGTAATTTGTGAAATTCAAAACCCCGATGGTTCAATGGCGCGGTTGCAACAGTTAATTGAATATGCTAAAAATCACAATCTAAAAATTATTAGTATTGCGGATTTAATCAGTTATCGCTTACAGCACGATCGCTTAGTGTATCGTGAAGTTGTAACCAAGCTGCCAAGTCAGTTTGGTCAGTTTGAAATTTACGCCTACCGCAATACCCTAGACAATACAGAACACGTAGCCGTTGTCAAGGGTAATCCAGCTAATTTTAAAGATGAGCCAGTTATGGTGCGGATGCATTCAGAATGCTTAACTGGTGACGCTTTGGGTTCTTTGCGCTGTGACTGTAGAATGCAGCTACAAGCAGCACTGAAGATGATTGAGAATGCAGGGCAAGGTGTAATTGTTTACCTTCGGCAAGAAGGACGAGGAATAGGTTTGGTCAATAAGCTCAAAGCCTACTCTTTACAGGATATGGGACTGGATACAGTAGAGGCAAACGAGCGTTTGGGATTTCCCGCCGACCTGCGCGACTACGGCATGGGGGCGCAAATACTCATGGATTTGGGCGTCAAAAAGATTCGCTTAATTACCAATAATCCCCGTAAAATTGCTGGGGTTAAGGGCTACGGCTTAGAAGTAGTCGATCGCGTACCGCTGTTGATTGAAGCGAATGACTATAACACTTATTACCTAGCGACGAAAGCGAAAAAGCTCGGTCATATGCTGTTACAGACTTATCTGGTAACAGTAGCCATCCAGTGGCAAGATGATCCAGAGGCTGTAACTGAACGCTATGAACGCTTAGAGAAATTGCGGCATTTAGCAAGAAGTAGCGATTTATTGTTGCAAGAAGAAGCGCGTCCATTAGGGCTGGCCTTATTTAACAATCCATCGCTGACGGTACACTTGGGTTTTGATCAACCAAAAGTTGCTAGCTGTGATTGGTATAAACAAAGTGGTCATCCTTACCTGCAAGCGATCTTCCAAATTTTGGACAACCTAGTAAATGTACCTTACATCCAGAAGTTAGAATTCTTGATTTCTTCTGGTAGTGATCCGCTGATTAATTTGCAAGTCCAACTAGATCGGCAGACATTCTCGGATGGTACACTGCCTTCATCGATTAGCGATCGCTTAGAGACTCAGCAAATTTATAGCTTTAGCAAGACGGAGTAG